One genomic segment of Leptospira yasudae includes these proteins:
- a CDS encoding sensor domain-containing diguanylate cyclase — translation MNRIGVQVEKVRIKKRIIFSLLTVILILMFLFLIYENLRMEKEIDRIVGMRTRVMNDYIRRVGSQTRALGLSIADYLNFNEDAPANPGLLKKLKAYPNLNRFGIPNVSRELIDGADAGTLTAVGSITKVEPELLKEIEAALSLRGQFESLTEKQSEVVWAYYLSAQKFLYITPKFKDENYYFTDDLYTGPFWTQANPQANPQGRQIITDLYEDLAGKGLMITVAEPVYVKGKFLGVASIDIGLDAMRRILESGDCIGESMLIDENGKIVAKPGPFNLNDRLPVNVASLIMTPEESFFIKDGSFWIGFQIKNNEMWLVHEIKIFEYILYILKNLLPFWALVFTFSIVLILYIKLRSSMNQVSALIHTDPLTGIWNRRGFLKLTQKSLAIGNRQSRNGKQDWTILMVDIDHFKQVNDKFGHETGDKTLVKVAQVLNDSIRQSDAVCRWGGEEFAVFLFGATQEDSVNIAENLRKEVENRIHLEDGKPVTLSIGISQGKRNLEEAFANADQALYRAKSSGRNRVCIFDPKMTATVSSH, via the coding sequence ATGAATCGTATCGGTGTACAAGTCGAAAAAGTAAGAATCAAGAAACGAATCATCTTCTCTCTCTTAACCGTGATTTTGATTCTGATGTTCTTATTTCTCATCTACGAAAATCTTAGAATGGAGAAAGAAATCGATCGAATCGTAGGCATGAGAACCCGCGTGATGAACGATTATATCCGTAGAGTAGGATCGCAGACAAGGGCACTCGGCTTGTCGATTGCGGATTACCTCAACTTCAATGAGGATGCGCCCGCTAATCCGGGTTTGCTGAAAAAATTAAAAGCATATCCGAATCTGAATCGATTCGGAATTCCCAATGTAAGCCGCGAGCTGATCGACGGCGCGGACGCGGGCACTCTCACAGCGGTCGGATCGATCACAAAGGTCGAACCGGAGCTTTTAAAGGAAATCGAAGCTGCGCTGAGTTTAAGAGGACAATTCGAATCCCTCACCGAAAAACAAAGCGAAGTCGTATGGGCTTATTATTTGTCCGCGCAGAAATTTCTTTACATCACTCCTAAGTTCAAAGACGAAAATTATTATTTCACGGACGATCTCTACACCGGCCCTTTCTGGACTCAGGCGAATCCGCAGGCCAACCCGCAAGGACGTCAGATCATCACCGATCTTTACGAGGATCTTGCCGGAAAGGGGTTGATGATCACGGTAGCGGAGCCCGTGTATGTAAAGGGGAAATTTTTAGGAGTAGCGTCGATCGATATCGGTTTGGACGCGATGCGGAGAATTTTAGAAAGCGGGGATTGTATCGGAGAAAGCATGCTCATCGATGAAAACGGAAAGATCGTGGCAAAACCCGGTCCGTTCAATCTGAACGATCGCCTGCCGGTAAACGTCGCGTCCCTGATTATGACCCCCGAAGAATCGTTCTTTATCAAAGACGGCAGTTTTTGGATCGGATTTCAGATTAAAAACAACGAGATGTGGCTCGTTCATGAAATTAAGATTTTTGAATATATTCTTTACATACTGAAAAACCTTCTGCCGTTTTGGGCGCTCGTTTTCACGTTTTCCATCGTGTTGATCCTTTATATCAAATTGCGCTCTTCGATGAATCAGGTTTCCGCGTTGATTCATACCGACCCGTTGACCGGCATTTGGAATCGCAGGGGTTTCTTGAAATTAACGCAGAAATCTCTTGCGATCGGAAACCGTCAAAGCCGTAACGGAAAGCAGGATTGGACGATCTTGATGGTGGACATCGATCATTTCAAACAAGTGAACGATAAATTCGGCCATGAGACGGGGGACAAAACGCTCGTGAAAGTCGCACAGGTTTTGAACGATTCCATACGACAAAGCGACGCCGTTTGCCGCTGGGGCGGGGAAGAATTCGCTGTCTTTTTATTCGGTGCAACCCAAGAGGACTCGGTGAACATCGCGGAGAACTTACGCAAAGAAGTGGAGAATCGAATCCACCTAGAAGATGGAAAGCCGGTGACTCTGAGTATCGGAATTTCGCAAGGAAAGAGAAACTTGGAAGAAGCGTTTGCGAACGCGGATCAAGCCTTGTATCGCGCAAAATCTTCCGGAAGAAATCGAGTTTGCATCTTTGATCCCAAAATGACCGCAACCGTTTCTTCTCATTGA